DNA from Dendrosporobacter quercicolus:
TCACTAAATCATTTTTACCGGCAAGCTGCTCAATGGCGGCGGCAATCCTAAGCTTATCATCAGGCAAAAAAACAGTCTCCGTTATTGTACTTCCCAAGGCGCTGAGTTTTTGGCTGATGACAGGTGCAAACCGGTCTTGAATTAGTCCATCATATACCTCATTGCCGGTAATAATCAGTCCGGCCTTTTGCGTGCTAAGGGGGACAACACTAACCAGCGGCAGTCCTGAGCAAATTGCGGCAATCTTGTCTAACGTCGCCGCCGGCAGCGCCAGAGGTATGATTTTAACAGCAGCCGCCACTTCATCCGGTTTTACCAGCACCCCGTCATGTAAAGTTGCCAGCGCCACCCCGGTCAATAAATTAATTTGCGTTAGACGGTCTGCATCCACTTTTAATAAACCGCTGCGTTCCGCCTTTAACTCAACCTTGCCTTCCGCCGCTTCGCTGCCTTTCAGGCCGCGGCCTGCGACCAGCCCGGCCAGTGTAGCGGCTGCATCATTTTCGTGTATTTCATCAGGGCCAAGCTTCAGCACATAAACATTGTTTTTGCCCATGCTGCGCATTACCGGAATATCCTGCTCCTGAATCATGTGGCCTTTTTTAAAGGCCACGCCTTTAAACTCTCCCGGCACAATCCGGGTAAGATCCTGGCCCAGGATCATTCCCACTGCTTCACTTACATCAACTGATTTCACTTTCATCACCCCACTGAACTTAGAATAACCTGGCCGTAATTTCAGTACCCGCCGGCAACAGGGGACTGCCGGCGGGAATATCCAGCAACGCATTGGCCAAAATCAGTCCCGCCAGCATGCCGTTACGCTGTACCAGCAGCGGCCGGGCCGCCAGACGGCCGTCCGGGCCCGGCGCGCAACTGGCCCAGACAAAACGCCGCACCGGACCGGTCTTAGTCAATGGCTGGCTTAATACCACCCTGGCCCTGCCCCGCTCATGACAGGCGGCCCCGGCAAGCTTGCGCAATAGCGGCCTGACCAGTACTTCAAACGATACCCCGGCAGCAGCCGGATTGCCGGATAACGCCACCAGCAGGCTTTCGCCCCAGCAGCCGGCCAGCACCGGCATTCCAGGCTTAATTGCCAGCCTGGTGAACAAAGGCTGAATATCCAGGCGTTCAAATAACTGCCCCATCAAATCAAGATCCCCAACCGAGGCTCCGCCGGTAGTCAGATATAAATCAATTCCGTCCGGCCGCCGAAGCCGTTCGACGATTTCCGGCAAAACATCGGGCACCTGTCCCAGCAGAACGGGCTCACCACCCGCCTCCCGTACTTTGGCGGCCAGCATATAACTGTTTGAATCATGGATTTTCCCTGTCTCCAAGAGGTCATTTACGTCAATTACCTCAGAGCCCGTAGCCAGTATTGCCACCCTGGGGCGCTGATATACTGTCACTTCAGCTTGTCCAAACATAGCCAAAATGCCCATAGCGCCATCTCTTAACACAGCGCCTTTAGTCAAAATGGTTTCACCCTGCCTGAATTCTTCTCCTTGCCGGCATATATTTTGGTCAGCTCCGGAGGCAGTCAAAATTTTTACCGTCTTGCCCTCAGTAAGAGTATCTTCCAGCCGTATAACGGCATCTGCCCCGGCCGGTATTTTCGCCCCGGTCATAATTCTAACCGCAGTTCCCGGCCGGACAGCCACTTGGGACAAATTCCCCGCCGTTACATAATCCACAACGCGCAGACTGACCGGTCTGTCGCTATCGGCCTTGCACACATCAGCAAACTTCACAGCATAGCCGTCCAGGGGCGAACGGTGAAAAGGAGGAAAATCTGTAGCAGCAGCCAGGTCCCGGGCCAGTATCCTCCCATAGCTTTCAGCAAGCGGTATTCTGACCTCCGGCATGATCCCCGTCTTCTCCATAATTAGCTTACCGGCCTGTTCCAATAAGACTGTCAAACACTCAACTCCTCCCCGGGAAAACGCGCTTTTCCAAAAACTCTGCCACTTCCTTGACAGCCTCCGGCGCAAAATGCGGTATTCCATTATATAATACATCCGCTGAAATGACGGCAAGGGTATTCGGTTTTCGACCAAGTGGTTTTAGTCCGGCCCTGTTCACCTCAATTTGCGGCTGATTTTCGTTCTTGAAACCCTCGGTTAAAATAATATCAACATCGGTAAAATAGGGCGTAAGTTCAGCCAGCCTTACCGGCGGCGCAGCCTGTTTCAACACGGCAATTTTTGCCGCTGATGCAATGCAGACGGTATCCGCCCCCGCTTCACGGTGCTTCCAGGTGTCAGTTCCGGGGTAATCCATCGTAAAATCATGTCCGTCATGATGTTTAATAACACCCACTTTATAGCCGCTGTTTTTTAATTGTTGAATAAGTTTAACCAAAAATGCGGTCTTGCCGCTGTTGGAAAAACCGACAAAGGAGACAATCGGCGGCATAGCAGTCCCTCCTTTTTCCTAGCCAATCCTTCAACCGCCGATACGGAACATCGGCCGGCCCTTTAACGGCTGGCTTCCCAGTTGAGAGCTGCGCGGCTTGGCCCGGACAGCTTCAACAATAAGCCGGGTCAGCTCCTGTTGGCTTAATCCGGCTCTAAGCCAGTCGCGCAGCGGGTATTCCAGGTTTGTCAACAGACAGGGCTTTAAAAAACCATCCGGCGTTATTCTCACCCGGTTGCAGCAACTGCAAAAATGCTGGGATACCGGGCTGATAAAACCAATGGTCCCTTTGGCGTCCGGCAAACGGTAAATACGGGCTGTGGTCAGCTGTCCCGGAACGGCAATCAGCCCGGTTATGCCGGTTGCAGCCAGTTGCTCCAGCATATCGGCGGCAGTCATTAGATAGTTTTCCCCAAAGTTAAACGGCATATATTCAATAAACCGTACCTGGAAAGGATACTCCAGGGTAAGCCGGGCAAAATCAGCCAGTTCTCCGGAATTAACGCCCTTCATTACAACCATATTGATTTTCACAGTGCTAAAGCCAGCTTCCAGAACCTGCTTAATTCCATTCAGCACCTGCTCCAGGGCGTCCTGTCCGGTTAAAGCTTTAAATAATTTCCGGTTCAGGGTATCCAGACTGACATTAACCCGGTCGACGCCGGCTGTTTTCAACGACAGAGCATACTCTGGCAACAGCTTGCCATTTGTCGTTATATTCACTTCATTGATTCCGTCTACGGCTTTTATCTGAGCCAGTAAATCGGCAACTCCGGCGCGCATTAACGGCTCGCCGCCCGTAAACCGTACTTTATCCACACCAAGACTGGCAAACATATGAATAAGCAGCACTAGTTCCTGATCGCTCAACATCGAGTGATCAGGCAGCCAGTTATTATCCTGGGGCATACAGTAACGGCACCGGAAATTGCAACGGTCGGTTACTGCTACCCGCAAATAATGGATACGCCGGCCAAATAAATCACGTAACTCTGCCACTTCTAAGCCCCCTTACCAGTCTGCATATCAAAATCACCATCTATAGCCGTTTTAAATTTACCTTCACATCGTAAAAAGTGCTGCCGGCGCCCTGGTCAGTTAGCCGCTGGGCAGTCAAGGCGTTAATTGATCTATTGCCTGTGGCATGTTTAATCCACCAGACACCCTCAGCAACCACTGTGCCAGGCTGAACTTTATCGGTTATGCTCACCGCAAAACTGACAGCGCCGCGTTCATTGAAAGCACAGACTTTATCGCCTTCAGCCAGGTTCTCCCGGCAGGCGTCCGTCGGGCTGATTTTAAGCAGCATCTTATTTGCCCGCAACAGATCATCCCGCTCATTAAAGGAAGAATTCAACAGCCGGACATCCGGCGAATTAATCAGCCAGTATTTGGCATCGTCGCCATAGGGCGGCTGATATAGCGGCAACGGAGGATTTACCCGGGGATTGCGTATTTCAATCTTGCCGGACGGCGTCAGAAATTTGGTTTTATACCCTGCGGGAAGCGGCAATTCCACTGGGTTACCCTGTTTAAGCTCAGCCAGGTTAGCCTGAGCCAGCCACGGCGACGGACATTCCAAAGCCTTATCAATTAACGCATCGGCCGATTGCCGGAAAAATTCATGCTCAATCCCCATAGCTTCAGCCAGCAGACCAAAAACTTCCCAGTTCGACTTTGCTTCGCCAACCGGTGCAATGACTGGAAATGCCCGCTGAATGACATAGTGACCGTAAGCACGGTAAATATCGCTGTGCTCCAGTGAAGTCGTAGCCGGCAGGATGACATCGGCGTATTGAGCAGTATCGGTCATAAACCGTTCGTGAACCACCGTAAACAAATCCTCCCGTTCCAGTCCCTGAATGACCAGGTTCTGATCGGGCGTAACCGCAGCCGGATTGGAAGCGTACACATATAAGCTCTTCACTGGCGTCAGCCGGTCATTCAGCGCATTGCCCAACTGATTCATGTTGATGCTGCGCGTGGACGTTTTTTGAAAATCCTCTCTGGTTACAAAACCGGCGTCAATCGCACTGCCGGTAGAAATTGACGCCAGCAGACCACCACCAGGTTTTGCCCAGGCTCCCGCCACAGCCGGCAAACAGCTAATCGTCCGGACAGTCATCGCACCATTGCCATAGCGGGACAGGCCGCTCCCCAGACGGATAAACGGCGCCTGAGCAGCGGCATACCGGCAGGCCATTTTTTCAATGACAGCCGGCGCCAGACCAGTCAGCTCACTTACCGCCTCCGGCGAATATTCCGGCAAAACCTCAGTACGCAGAGCTTCATAACCCTCAACGCTGGCATCGATGAACTTCCGGTCAATTAAGTGATCCCGGTCCATTACATGCATTAAGCCCAAAGCCAGCGCTCCGTCACTGCCCGGTCTAACGACAAATACCTCATCAGCGGTAGCAGCGGTAGCCGTTTGATATATATCAATAAGCCAGACTTTAGCGCCGCGCCGCTTTGCTGCCGTCACATCATGCATCATATGAATATTGGTCGCCAGCGCATGAATTCCCCATAAAATAATCAGGTCACTGTCAACGGTCTCACCAGGATGCGGATTCATGGTTTCCCCCATTACCGCCGCCCAGCCATAACCTTTGGCTGGCGAGCAAATTGTCCGTTCCAGCCGCGCCGCGCCCAGATGATAAAAAAAAGGATGGCCGGCATTGCGCTGCACAAGTCCCATCGTACCGGCAAAAGAAAACGGCAATATGGATTCTGCCCCATGCTGATCAATGATCCCGGCCCAGCTTAGCCTAATTGTTTCAACAGCCTCGGGCCAGCTTACCGGGCTAAATTTCCCGCTGCCTTTAGGCCCTGTACGAATCAGAGGCGCCATCAGCCGCTGCGGCGAATAAACGGTACGTTCATACCGGGCCATTTTAGGACATAACGTGCCACGGGTAAACGGATGCGCCGGATCTCCTTTAACAGACACAGCCCGGCCGTCACGCACCTCCACCAGTAACCCACAGGTATCAGGACAATCAAAAGGGCAAACAGAACGATATGTGGGCATTCTTCACACTCCTGTAAAAGCACTATCTTAAATATACCTGTTGATTCAGATAGGTTTCCAATAATGACCCTTCTTAATTCAACACCAATCACCAATAAGCCTGCCGCTGGCTTAGAAAATTCATCCCCTTGGGCCGGTCAGGCAAAAAAAGAAACCGGCTGCTGTCCCTGGTACCGGACACAGCCAGTTTCTTTTTTGGTTCCCTTTCCGACAGTTAAATAGCTATGCTTTGCCGGGCGGTACAGTCTATAAACCGGCCAGCTTTTTGTAGCTTTCCAGTCTTTCTTTTGCATCCTGCTCCGTTTTGGCAAACAG
Protein-coding regions in this window:
- a CDS encoding molybdopterin-binding protein — encoded protein: MKVKSVDVSEAVGMILGQDLTRIVPGEFKGVAFKKGHMIQEQDIPVMRSMGKNNVYVLKLGPDEIHENDAAATLAGLVAGRGLKGSEAAEGKVELKAERSGLLKVDADRLTQINLLTGVALATLHDGVLVKPDEVAAAVKIIPLALPAATLDKIAAICSGLPLVSVVPLSTQKAGLIITGNEVYDGLIQDRFAPVISQKLSALGSTITETVFLPDDKLRIAAAIEQLAGKNDLVIVTGGMSVDPDDVTPAAIRSTGAEVTVYGAPVLPGAMFMTAYLQGKPVLGIPACGMYARVTVLDVVLPKLLAGERIDRKYIAALGHGGLCRKCADGCRYPNCSFAK
- the glp gene encoding gephyrin-like molybdotransferase Glp, which translates into the protein MTVLLEQAGKLIMEKTGIMPEVRIPLAESYGRILARDLAAATDFPPFHRSPLDGYAVKFADVCKADSDRPVSLRVVDYVTAGNLSQVAVRPGTAVRIMTGAKIPAGADAVIRLEDTLTEGKTVKILTASGADQNICRQGEEFRQGETILTKGAVLRDGAMGILAMFGQAEVTVYQRPRVAILATGSEVIDVNDLLETGKIHDSNSYMLAAKVREAGGEPVLLGQVPDVLPEIVERLRRPDGIDLYLTTGGASVGDLDLMGQLFERLDIQPLFTRLAIKPGMPVLAGCWGESLLVALSGNPAAAGVSFEVLVRPLLRKLAGAACHERGRARVVLSQPLTKTGPVRRFVWASCAPGPDGRLAARPLLVQRNGMLAGLILANALLDIPAGSPLLPAGTEITARLF
- the mobB gene encoding molybdopterin-guanine dinucleotide biosynthesis protein B; translation: MPPIVSFVGFSNSGKTAFLVKLIQQLKNSGYKVGVIKHHDGHDFTMDYPGTDTWKHREAGADTVCIASAAKIAVLKQAAPPVRLAELTPYFTDVDIILTEGFKNENQPQIEVNRAGLKPLGRKPNTLAVISADVLYNGIPHFAPEAVKEVAEFLEKRVFPGRS
- the moaA gene encoding GTP 3',8-cyclase MoaA, with the translated sequence MAELRDLFGRRIHYLRVAVTDRCNFRCRYCMPQDNNWLPDHSMLSDQELVLLIHMFASLGVDKVRFTGGEPLMRAGVADLLAQIKAVDGINEVNITTNGKLLPEYALSLKTAGVDRVNVSLDTLNRKLFKALTGQDALEQVLNGIKQVLEAGFSTVKINMVVMKGVNSGELADFARLTLEYPFQVRFIEYMPFNFGENYLMTAADMLEQLAATGITGLIAVPGQLTTARIYRLPDAKGTIGFISPVSQHFCSCCNRVRITPDGFLKPCLLTNLEYPLRDWLRAGLSQQELTRLIVEAVRAKPRSSQLGSQPLKGRPMFRIGG
- a CDS encoding molybdopterin-dependent oxidoreductase; the protein is MPTYRSVCPFDCPDTCGLLVEVRDGRAVSVKGDPAHPFTRGTLCPKMARYERTVYSPQRLMAPLIRTGPKGSGKFSPVSWPEAVETIRLSWAGIIDQHGAESILPFSFAGTMGLVQRNAGHPFFYHLGAARLERTICSPAKGYGWAAVMGETMNPHPGETVDSDLIILWGIHALATNIHMMHDVTAAKRRGAKVWLIDIYQTATAATADEVFVVRPGSDGALALGLMHVMDRDHLIDRKFIDASVEGYEALRTEVLPEYSPEAVSELTGLAPAVIEKMACRYAAAQAPFIRLGSGLSRYGNGAMTVRTISCLPAVAGAWAKPGGGLLASISTGSAIDAGFVTREDFQKTSTRSINMNQLGNALNDRLTPVKSLYVYASNPAAVTPDQNLVIQGLEREDLFTVVHERFMTDTAQYADVILPATTSLEHSDIYRAYGHYVIQRAFPVIAPVGEAKSNWEVFGLLAEAMGIEHEFFRQSADALIDKALECPSPWLAQANLAELKQGNPVELPLPAGYKTKFLTPSGKIEIRNPRVNPPLPLYQPPYGDDAKYWLINSPDVRLLNSSFNERDDLLRANKMLLKISPTDACRENLAEGDKVCAFNERGAVSFAVSITDKVQPGTVVAEGVWWIKHATGNRSINALTAQRLTDQGAGSTFYDVKVNLKRL